GGTTCTGATGGGTTTTTTGAGGCGGAGAGTGTTATCACCTGGCGTGTGACTCTGAATTATTACAAAAATGTCATCAACCCGTCATCCTCAGGTTAGCCAGTAATAAGTAGACTTTGTTTCGTCAAGACAGAGGATATTTCGTACTTTCTCATGTCTGTGATGAGAAAAATCTAAATATAGCTCTGCAAAATATTCTGCGTTATTAACAAATAACATTGAGTTCAAAAGGACGAACATATGTTTAAAAAGAAATTATTACTCGCCGGTATTATCAATGCTCTGTGTCTGTCGTCTGCGTATGCAGCGAACCCTCTTAGCGTCCACGTTCTGAACCTGCAAAACGGGCTGCCATCACAGGGTGTAAGCGTATCGCTCGAGAAGCAGGAAGGTAACAAATGGGTGCAGTTGAGCAGCGGAGTAACCAACGAACAGGGAAGAATTCCGGCGCTGTATCCCAATGAAAATGTGATGGAGAAAGGGAATTATCGGGTAACGTTCAAAACCGGCGAATGGTTTGAAAAGCACCATACCGCTTCATTTTTCCCGGAAATCCCCGTTATTTTTAAAGCGGATGGCTCAGTGCCTCACTATCACATTCCTCTGCTTGTCAGTCCTTACGGCTTCTCGACTTACCGCGGGAATTAAAGTCAGCACAGCAATAATGATGGGAGTTTTAAGGGCTAAAACTTTGTTAAAGCACGCTTCAACTTATTGATTCAGCATTAATACCCCACCCCAACCCTCCCCTTCGCAGGGGAGGGAGCAGATCGAACCAGACTTCATCCTCTGCGCACAGGAACGAGCTAAAACTTAGATCGTCATACCAATTGACTGACGTAAGTACGCACCTGCACCCAGCAACCCTGGCTGATCGTGGGTGATGAGGAATACCGGAATATCCATCAGGTAATCTTTGAAGCGGCCTTTATCTTCAAATGCGGCGCGGAAACCGGACGCTTTGAAGAATTCGAGGAAGCGCGGAACAATGCCGCCAGCGATGTATACACCGCCAAATGTCCCCATGTTCAGCGCCAGATTGCCACCGAAACGTCCCATGATCACACAGAACAGCGACAGCGCGCGGCGGCAGTCGACGTTCTCATCAGACAGTGCCAGTTCAGTCACGTCTTTAGGTTTGAAGTTTTCCGGCACGCGGTCGTCCGATTTCACGATAGCGCGATAAAGATTCACCAGCCCCGGACCGGAAAGGATCCGCTCGGCAGATACGTGGCCCATTTCGGTACGCAGCTGCTCAAGAATAATGTCTTCTTCTTCGCTGTTCGGTGCGAAATCAACATGACCGCCCTCGCCCGGCAGGCTAAGCCACTGCTTGTTAGCGTGGATCAGATGCGCGACACCCAGACCGGTACCGGCGCCATAGATCACAGCCGGTTTTCCGTCATGCGCTTTTTTACCGCCGAACTGCAATAAATCCTCTTCTTTCAACATCGGGATCGCCATCGAGACGGCGGTGAAATCGTTGATCACTTCCAGATGTTGCAGACCTAAACTTTTCTTCATTTCTGCAATGGAGAATGCCCAGGTGTGGTTAGTCATTGCCACCCAGTCGCCGGTGATCGGACAGGCAATGGCGATGCAGGCATCTTCAATTTCCTGTTTTTGCTCAGTAAGATACTCACGGACTGTGGCTTCGAGGCTGTCATATTCCAGCCCGGAGAAGGTCTTCGCCTGCGAAATCTCGCCGCTGTCCAGCGCACAAAGCGCCAGACGGCAGTTAGTGCCCCCGACATCGCCCACCAGGGAGTATTTGGTCATGTTATTCTCCGCAAAAGTAAATTCGTTATGCTGCGCTAAAGAGTACGCTGACAGACACGCAGATGTAAGTTGTCTTCATCAATTAAAGCGACTGGCGAAACCCCGCCCGTGGGGCAAAGCTTACAGTTTCGTGTGGGCAAAATAGCGGTAATTGCTATACGCTGCAACGCAGTTTTGAACCCGCGCACATTTATGCGGTATGTCACACAAAATAATGTTGAGCGCCCGCAAACAGACTTCGCCAGGATTCATCTAAGCTATTAGGGCAAACAAAGCGATAACGATAAATAAGGAAATTCTTGCATGTTTCATCCTCGCGCCAGAATTATGCTGGCTTTCGCCCTGCCCGCCGTCATTATCGGGGTGCTGTCCAGCCTGATTCTGGTCTTTCTCATGATGATCGCCGGTGCATTGCAAAACCTGCTGTGGCAACACATTCCCGCCGTTTTACAGGTGAATACGGAGTCTGCCAGCTGGACACTGTTTATGCTGACGCTGACCGGCATCGGTGTTGGCGCGATTATCAAGTATATGCCAGGCCACGCGGGGCCGGATCCGGCCACTGAATCGCTGATTGGCGCGCCGGTGGCGGTAAACGCATTACCGGGTCTGGCGCTGGCGCTGATGGTCGGACTGGCGGGCGGCGTCAGCCTCGGGCCGGAACATCCGGTCACGGTAATTAATATCGCACTGGTGGCGTGGCTGGGTGGACGCCTGATGCCTAAAGTGCCGACCACTGACTGGGTCATTCTGGCGGCAGCCGGGACTATCGGCGCACTGTTTGGCACGCCGGTCGCGGCGGCGCTGATTTTCTCGCAAACCCTCGGTACCAATAAAGATGTCCCGTTATGGGATCGCCTGTTTGCGCCTTTGCTTGCCGCCGGTGCCGGTGCGCTGACCACCGATCAGTTCTTCCAGCCGGATTTCTCGCTCAGCATTCCTTCTTATGATTCGTCCAGCCTGATCGACATTTTCAGCGGTTCCGTCGTGGTGCTGATCGCTATCGCGCTGGGGATGATCGCCGTATGGCTGTTCCCGCATATGCACCGGCTGTTCAATACGATCCAGAATCCGATATTACGTCTCGGCCTGGGCGGTTTTGTGCTGGGTCTGCTGGCGCTGATCGGCGGAGAAATCACGCTGTTCAAAGGTCTGGATGAAATGAAAGAGCTGGCACATTCCAATCAGCTGTTTGAGATGGGACCTCTGCTGGCGATTACGCTCACCAAACTCGCGGCGTTAGTGGTCGCTGCCGCCTGTGGTTTTCGTGGCGGGCGCATTTTCCCGGCAGTGTTTGTCGGGGTATCGCTCGGGTTGATGTTGCATCAGTACGCACCGGATGTGCCTGCAGCGGTGACGGTTTCCTGTGCTGTGATGGGGATGGTGCTGGTGGTGACACGCGACGGCTGGCTGAGTCTGTTTATGGCGGCCGCCGTGGTGCCGGGGCTGAAACTGTTGCCATTGCTGTGCATTGTCATGCTGCCAGCCTGGCTGATGCTGGCCGGTAAGCCACTGATGCAGGTTGCAAAACAGCGGCTGAACCGGGAGATTACAGAAGAAGATTAACCCTGTTTTAACGCAAATTCCGCCGCCACCAGTGCATGAATGGCGGTGGTGTCGAAGACCGGTACGCTCGCGTCTTCTGCACCGACCAGCAGGGTGATTTCGGTACATCCAAGAATGATCCCTTCCACGCCCTGCTGTTCTAATTTACTAATAATCCGGCGATATTCCTCGCGGGAATCCTCCTTAATCATGCCCAGACACAGCTCTTCGTAAATGATGCGGTGGACAATCGCCCGGTCGGCTTCGTCCGGCGTCACCACGTCAATCTGATGCTTTTCCTGCAAACGTCCGCGGTAGAAATCCTGTTCCATGGTGAAACGCGTGCCGAGCAGGCCGATTTTACGCAGCCCCTGCCCTTTGATTTTTTCGGCCGTCGCATCGGCGATATGCAGCAGCGGCAGGCCGCCGATGCGTTCGATATCGTCCGCCACTTTATGCATGGTGTTGGTGCACACGACGATAACGTCCGCGCCTGCACGCGCCAGTGAATTGGCGGCGTTACCGAGAATTTCACCCGCCTGCTGCCAGTCACCCGCCATTTGCAGCTTTTCGATTTCATAAAAATCTACGCTGTAGAGAAACAGTTTGGCCGAATGCAGGCCACCCAGTTGCTGTTTCACATGCTCATTGATCATGCGGTAATACGGTACGGTGGATTCCCAGCTCATACCGCCAATCAGCCCTAACGTTTTCATCTTGACGCCCTGTATTTTCCGGATGCCAAAACCATAACCGACAAAAAGCCCGCGGACAAAGAAAATGTCGGCGGGCTTTTTTGTGCTGCTTTACGGCAATGAAAATTACTGTTTAGCCGGGCAATCCTCTGCTGCCAGACGACGGTTCATCCAGCGCTGACGGAGCGTGTCGTACACCCAGTTGTACGCCACGGTATACGGGAGGAAGAACAGGAAGAACCCGATTTCCAGCATAAAGGCGTCCAGCAATCCGATGCCCAGCCACAGCGCGGCAATCGGCAGACCCATTATGATAAATCCGCCTTCAAAGCCCAGCGCGTGCGCCACACGGATTTTAAATGTCCGCACCACACGGGAAACCGGCCAGAATTTGTCAAACAGGCTGTTATAGACGATGTTCCAGACCATTGCTGTCGTCGATAACATGATAGCCAGTGCGCCCATTTCCCAGACCGGTTTGTTCAGCGCCCAGGCGGCGGCCGGCGCTGAAATCAGCACGGCGAGGGTTTCAAAACCTACCGCATGGAAGATGCGTTCGCCGAATGTTTTCTGAGAGATATTCCGTGTTTGCTTAGACATAAAAACCTGCCTGATTCCTGATTGTTGTTACGTTAAATGCTACGTGACGGCTGTCACAGGCGGCCATTATCATCACTAAATGAGATAGGTAAAAGATAGAAAGTATCGATAAAATAGATGGATTAAAATCAAAGGATCATCTTATGCGTTATTCCCCTGAAGCCCTGATAGCCTTTGTCGAAGCCGCCGATGCCGGATCGTTTTCAGCGGCAGCGCGTAAGCTGCGCAAAAGTCAGTCCACCGTCAGCACGGCAATTGCCAATCTGGAAGTAGATTTAGGCGTCACATTATTTGACCGCCAGAGCCGGCATCCGGTGCTGACTCCTGCCGGACAGCGCGTGCTGAGCCACGTTCAGGCCATTCTGGCCGCCAGCGAACGGCTCGATGAACTGGCGGTACGCTTATCAACGCAGGTGGAAACCCGCCTGACGTTTGTGCTGTCCGACACTTATCAGCCGACCCATCACGAAGCGCTGCTGCGCCGCTTTGAGCGCCGGTATCCGGATATTGAATTTGAGTGTCAGATTGCTGAAGATCAGGACGTGATCGACCTGTTGCAGTCCGGCCGTGCGCATATCGGCATGGTGGAAGTGCAGGCGAGTTATCCGCCGGATATTGGTGTGGCACGTCTGCCGGAGCAAACGGATATGTCGATTTTTTGCAGCCGCGAGCATCCGCTGGCGAAAATGACTGACCTGCAACCGGAGCAATTGAACACCTTTCGCCAGCTCTGTCTGCAACCTTACAGCCGCCGGGAAATGCCCCGGGCGCAGGGGCAAATCTGGTCAGCGCCCAGTTATCTGATGCTGCTGGAAATGGCGGAACAGGGATTTGGCTGGGCGACGTTGCCGCACTGGCTGGTGAAGCAGTTCGGACATGACAAACTGGTCAGCCTGCCGATGCGCGGCTGGCCGAAACAGATCTCGGTGGATGCGGTGTGGAGTAAGAACAATCAGCCCGGTCCGGCGGGGTCCTGGTTCATCGACCAGCTCATTGACCCGCCGTTACCGGAAACCGATTTACTGCCCTGAGTTACGCTTCGCCAGCGATTTGGTGACAGAATTTAGCAGCTCAGGGATATCCATTTTCGGCAGAACTACTTCTATCCAGGCCATCTGACGCTGCGCGGTAGCCTTTTCAATCGCGTCCTTCAGCGCCTGCGGCGATTCTGCCCGCGCGCTGAACACCTCTTTGCCGCCAAACGCCGCCGGGAACTGGGTCCAGTTCCACTGCGCGATGTCGTTATAACGCTGGGTTTCGCCGTGGATCGCCCGCTCGACGGTGTAGCCGTCGTTATTAATCACAAAAACAATCGGGGGCAGACCGTAACGGATGGCGGCTCCCAATCCCTGAAGGGTCAGTTGCGCAGAACCGTCGCCGATCAGCAGCACCACGCGGCGATCCGGTACAGCAATCTGTACACCAAACGCGGCAGGCAGCGTAAAGCCAATGGAACCCCACAACGGCTGGACAACGAACTGGCAATCTTGTGGCAGACTCAGCGCCGCTGCACCGAAACAGGCGGTGCCCTGCTCGGCAACCAGCACGTCGCCCGGTTGCAGTAAATCCTGAATTTGTTGCCAGAAGGCATACTGCCCGAGGCTGTTATCGTGCGGCAAAGGCAGGGTGTTGCGTTTAACGGTGTATGGCACTGATCCGCAACCCAGTTCGGCGGTAAGCCGGTGCATCACACTGACCGTTTTTTCGAGCGGCAACTGGTGGAAGATCTGATCACCTACACGGGCAAAAAAGGGCTGGAGGTCGATGCATTTACCGGACGGAAGTTGCTGGGTAAAACCGGCAGTAATGGTGTCGGTGAATTTCACGCCGACGGTAATCACCAGGTCCGCTCCTTCAATCGCTTCTCTGGTAGATGGCGCGCTGGCGGCTCCCGAATAAGTCCCGGCAAAGTGCGCCTGCTGTTCGTTGAATAAACCTTTGCCCATCAGCAATGTGGAATGCGCGAGCGGCACGTCTTCCATCCATTGTTCCAGCGCCTTTTTCACTTTGAAACGGTCTGCCAGAAAATCCGCCAGTAGTGAAATACGGTTTGCGCCCCGCAGATGCTTTTCCGCTGCGGCAACAAATGCTTCAAGAGAGGAAGGCGAGAAAGGTGGCTGTCTTGCAGGCTGCGGATGTGCTCTGGTGCTGACTGGCAGCGCGGCGACGTCGCTTGGCAGCAACAGATAACCCGGACGCGAGGTGTACATCACTTCTTCGATAACGCGGTCGATTTCGGTCAGCGCATTTTCCGGCGTCAGGGAAGCCTGCGCCACGCTGACCGGTTCTGACATCCGCATAAAGTGACTAAATTCGCCATCGCCCAGCGTGTGATGCAGCAACTCGCCTTTACGTTGCGACGTCAGCGCCGGTGCACCGACGATATGCACCACCGGCACATATTCGGCGTAACTGCCGGCAACACCGTTCAGCGCACTCAGCTCGCCGACACCGAAGGTGGTCAGCAATGCCGCAATCCCTTTGGTACGCGCATAGCCATCTGCGCCATAAGCAGCATTTAATTCATTGGTGCAGCCGATCCAGGTGATTTGCTGATGGTTAATGACGCTGTCGAGGAATTTCAGATTGTAATCACCCGGCACGCCAAACAGTTCGGAGATCCCGCTAAATGACAAGCGGTCTAAAAGATAGTCACCTACGGTGTATTCATTTTCCATGACGATCCTCTGTTAAAAATTGTGTAAACAGTTAATCCCACTAACTGAAGTATTACTCTACTTGGGGAAATAGGATATTTATTATCCGAAACAGGTGCTGGAAACGCAGAGTTACAGCCCTGCACCGGATTAACGCAGGGCGTTTTATTCAGCAGTTACGGTAATACGCAGGAAGAATAGTCACGGTGATCAACCGCCATGAGCTTAAGGATTGTTCCGGATGTGATCTGAATAGCTGGAAATGCTTGTGAAAGCGCATACACTAAAATCGTTTTTTTATGACATTGTTAACCTTCTGTTCACTCCTGAATTTATTATAAGGACTCACATGGTGTATCAAGCCAGTCCAACCCGTTACGAAAATATGGAATACCGTCGCTGCGGCCAGAGCGGTTTAAAACTGCCTGTCGTTTCACTCGGCCTGTGGCACAACTTCGGCGATAACGCCCATTTTGAGAATGGCCGGAAACTGATCCGCCATGCTTTCGACCACGGGATCACTCATTTTGACCTCGCCAATAACTACGGCCCGCCTCCGGGATCTGCGGAACAGCATTTTGGCCGCATCCTGCAGGAAGATTTACTGCCTTATCGCGATGAGCTGATCATCTCTTCCAAAGCCGGTTACACCATGTGGGACGGCCCTTACGGTGACTGGGGTTCGAAAAAATATCTGGTCGCCAGTCTGAACCAGAGCCTGAAACGCATGGGTCTGGAGTACGTGGATATCTTCTATCATCACCGCCCGGATCCGGATACGCCGCTGGAAGAAACCATGGCAGCGCTGGATTTGATCGTGCGTCAGGGCAAAGCGCTGTATGTCGGTTTATCGAATTATCCGGCTGAGCGCGCCAAAAAAGCCTTCGACATCCTGAAAGATCTCGGCACGCCGTGCCTGATTCATCAGCCGAAATATTCCATGTTTGAGCGCTGGGTAGAAGCGGATCTGCTGGATACGCTGGCGGATAATGGTGTGGGTTCAATCGCCTTCTCGCCACTGGCGGGCGGCGTACTGACAGACCGATATCTGGCAGGCATTCCGCAAGATTCACGAGCCGCCAGCGACAGTAAATTCCTGACCACCGATCAGCTGACCGAAGAAAAGCTGGAGAAAGTGCGTAAGCTTAATGAGATTGCGCAGGCGCGCGGTCAGAAACTTTCGCAGATGGCACTGGCGTGGGTTCTGCGCGGCGACCGCGTGACCTCCGTGCTGATTGGTGCCAGTAAAACCAGCCAGATTGATGATGCGGTGGGCATGATCGCCAACCGTCAGTTCAGCGCAGAAGAGCTGGCATCAATCGAAGGCATTCTGGTGTAAACGCTTACCCGAATGAGCAAAAAAAGCGCCTTTATGGAGAGTGTGTAAGCTTTGCGTTAAGGCGCGTAAATCATTCAAAACAGGATTGTAAGCAATAGAACCCGTGCCCGCTTCACCTTATAACTATCAGCATAAATTATAAGGAATCTGGGGCCGCTCATGTTAAAGCCAGTATTATTCGCCACATTGTTCTTTGCCCTGCTCCCTGCGGCGGTACCCACCGTGCAGGCCAGCAGCTTCAGCCTGAATACGCCAGGCCTTTCTATCAATATCGGTGACCGTGATAACCGGGGTTATTACTGGGACGGCTATGACTGGCGTAATCCTGGCTGGTGGAATAGCTATCGCGGTCATCATTATGGTTACCGTGGGCCGCGTGGTCATTACTGGGATGGTTACCGCTGGCGCGATCAGGGCTGGTGGGATCAGCGCCATCCGCCGCGTCGCCCGATGCCACCGCCGCATTATTATCATGGCGACCATGGGCGTCCGCATAATGACCACGGGCGCGGTCACGGTCACGGACATGACAAAGGACGCGGCCACGACGATCACCGTGGCGGGCATGGCGATCACCGTCATTAATCAAATGAATGACAGAAAAGAAAACGGGACAGCGCAAACTGTCCCGTTTTTTATTGCCTGACGTTTTCAGGACTCTATTTCAGCATGCCAATCAGCAGATAAAGGTTGAGGCTGACGACTATCAGCACAATCAGCCGCCCCGCCCACTGCACTGTTTTGGTGTTGACCATATCGCCCATCAGGCTGCGGTTACCGGTAAAGGCCAGCAGCGGCAACAGCGCCAGCGCAATCCCGAAGCTCAGCAATACCTGACTCATCACCAGAATACGTGTGGCGTCTAATCCCATCAAAATTACAATAAATGACGGCATCATGGTGACCGTACGGCGCACCCACAGCGGAATGTAGAATTTCACAAAGCCCTGCATCACCACCTGTCCGGCCAGTGTGCCCACTACGGTCGACGATAAACCGGCAGCCACCAGGCTCAGACCAAAAGTGGTCGCAGCGGCGTGACCGAGCAAGGGTTGCAGGGTCAGATAGGCTTCATCGAGTTCACTGATCCCGCTGTGTCCGCTGAAATGGAACGCGGCAGCAGCGGTTGCCATCATCGCCAGATTCACGAAACCGGCAATGGTCATCGCAATACCGACGTCCAGCTTGGTGGCGGAATAACGCTGCGCTTTAGATGCCTCACCGCCCCGCTGGGTCAGCGAAGAGTGCAGATAAATGACGTGCGGCATGATGGTCGCACCGAGCACACCGGCAGCCAGATAGACGGAATCCGCCGTCGGCAGAGAGGGGATCAGCATCCCTTTGCCGAGCGCCATCATGCTTGGCTGCGAGAAGAACAATTCGACAATATAAGCCGCTGCGACAAACAGCAGTAAACCGGCGATCACCAGTTCCAGCGGCTTTTGCCCACGCTTTTGCAGCCCGAGGATAATAAAGGTGGCAATCCCGGTCAGCACTGCGCCTTGTAACAGCGAGACGCCGAGAAGCAATTTGAAGCCGATCGCCGCGCCAATGAATTCAGCTAGATCGGTGGCCATGGCGATGATTTCCGCCTGTACCCAGTAAGCCCAGACAGCCGGGCGCGGGAAGCGGTCGCGGATATGTTCAGCGAGGTTTTTACTGGTCGCAATACCGAGTTTGGCAGACAACAGCTGGATCAACATCGCCATGACGTTGGCCCAGACCACCACCCATAGCAACTGATAGCCATAAGAGGCACCGGCCTGAATGTTAGTCGCAAAGTTGCCCGGATCGATATAGCCGATGGCGGCAATAAAGGCTGGCCCCATCAGTGAAAGCTTCATCTTTCTGGACGCGCGGCCTGAGGATTCGGCCCGGCTGTTCAGCATAGTTAGTTAACCCTTACAATTATTACGCTTACATCAATCATATCTAATTGATAATGATTATCAAGTGCATTTAGAATGATCTGAGTAATTACTCTGATAGGCAGTAGCAGTAAGCGAGAGGGTGATAACTGAAAGGTGAATCGCTCACCCGACTTCAGAAAGCCAGACGCAGCGCACTTTCCTAAAACAGACATTTACAGGCCAGATTCAGAACGCATTACGGCACATGATAAAACTAGCACAGGAAAGCTAATTGTGCTTAGTTTTATTAACATCTTGATTTTTTGTGTGATAGGCCGCGATTTGTTGCAATTCGTGTTTGTAATTTCTATATTTGCAATCGACTTCACGTTTTAAATGTACGCGTTACATAAAATGTCCGTCGAAATATAGCCTGCCTCTAATTTGGAGCACCCATGTCCCGAATATTGCACTTTGTATTAGCGTTGGCCGTTGTCGCTGCACTCGCTTTACTGGTGAGCCGTGACCGGAAGAATATCCGTTTACGTTTCATTGTTCAGCTTTTGGTCATCGAAGTCTTATTAGCCTATTTCTTCCTGAACTCTTCAATAGGTTTAGGTTTTGTGAAAGGCTTCTCAGACTTGTTTGAGAAATTATTAGGATTCGCTGCGGAAGGGACCGGCTTCGTATTTGGAGGCATGAGCGATAAAGGATTAGCGTTCTTCTTCTTGAAAGTCTTGTGTCCGATCGTGTTTATCTCTGCACTGATCGGTATTTTACAGCACATTCGCGTACTGCCTTTCGTCATCCGTATTATCGGTACGGTTCTGTCGAAAATTAATGGCATGGGAAAACTGGAATCTTTCAACGCCATCAGCTCCCTGATTTTGGGTCAGTCAGAAAACTTTATCGCGTATAAAGATATTCTGAGCAAAATGTCTGAAAAACGTATGTACACCATGGCAGCCACAGCCATGTCGACGGTTTCTATGTCGATTGTGGGTGCGTACATGACCATGCTGGAACCGCGCTTTGTTGTTGCTGCGCTGGTGCTCAACATGTTCAGTACTTTCATCGTACTGTCGTTGATCAACCCTTATAAAGTTGATTCAGAAGAAGACCTGCAAATCGGTAACACGCACCAGGGTCAGAGTTTCTTTGAAATGCTGGGTGAATACATCCTGGCCGGTTTCAAAGTGGCTATCATCGTTGCAGCCATGTTGATTGGTTTCATCGCATTGATTTCCTGCCTGAATGCGTTGTTCGACGTCGTATTCGGCATCAGCTTCCAGGGCGTGCTGGGTTATGTCTTCTATCCATTCGCATGGATGATGGGCGTACCGAGCCACGAAGCCTTGCAGGTAGGCAGCATCATGGCAACCAAACTGGTTTCCAATGAATTCGTTGCGATGTTGGATCTGCAGAAAGTTGCGACCGAACTGTCACCACGCGGCGTGGGCATCTTGTCCGTGTTCCTGGTGTCTTTCGCAAACTTCTCTTCTATCGGTATCGTTGCCGGCGCGATCAAAGGCCTGAACGAGCACCAGGGCAACGTGGTTTCACGCTTCGGCCTGAAACTGCTGTACGGCTCAACGCTGGTCAGCGTGTTATCTGCTTCTATCGCGGGTCTGGTACTGGCGTAAGCAAGCAAACGACTGAAAGACAAAGAAACCCGCTCCGGCGGGTTTTTTTATGGCGGTAATTCAGGGATAAACGGAACGTGAGGAAATCACCGGATCGCAGAAAGCAAAAAACCCGCCGAAGCGGGTTTCTTTAATATTTGGTGGAGATAAGCGGGATCGAACCGCTGACCTCTTGCATGCCATGCAAGCGCTCTCCCAGCTGAGCTATACCCCCACACGAGGTAGTCCACATTTTACTTCTTTTGTTTCCCCTGGTAGGGAAACAGCCAACTTGCTCTGGAAAGGAAGTTGGTGGAGATAAGCGGGATCGAACCGCTGACCTCTTGCATGCCATGCAAGCGCTCTCCCAGCTGAGCTATACCCCCAATTCATGCCCGTAAAAACGGGTGAACGGGGCGCATAATATGAAACGTCGCTACCCCTGTCAACGGCTAAATCCGTTTCTGAATTCAAGCGCTGAAAAAGCCGCCAAATGCCCCATTTCGCGGGGAAAAATACGCTGACCTGACGCAAATTTTTAGCCGGATGCATTGTTTTACAATTTGGCCGCCAGCCGGCGTTTTTCCTAGCTTTCTGATCTCGCTACGCATTTTCTTAACATCTATGTCTGAATGATTAATGGAATGTTAGCAGACTATGAAAATCGTCTTGTTTTGAGATAAATCTCAGAATAGACTGCTCGCGCAATAATCATAACTCACTACATTCGAGCACTCCCATGTCCTTGTATTCACCTAAAGAAATCGCATCCATCGCTGTCACGGCGGGCGTTAATAAAAGCCATGCTTCCGTGTTGAATTTGTTAATTTTGGGCTTCCTGGCTGGCGCATTCATCGCCACCGGATTCCTGCTGGATCTGCACGTAATAGGGACGTTACCTGCATCCTGGGGTTCATTCAGTAACTTGCTGGGCGCGGCAGTCTTCCCGGTGGGCATCATACTGACGGTATTAGCAGGGGGAGAACTGCTGACCGGTAACATGATGACCTTGCCTATCGCCTGGTTCGCGCGTCAGATCAGTCTTTACGCCGTTCTGCGTAACTGGTTCTGGGTGACACTCGCTAACCTGCTGGGCAGCCTGGCAGTGGCC
The Rahnella variigena genome window above contains:
- a CDS encoding DUF2502 domain-containing protein produces the protein MLKPVLFATLFFALLPAAVPTVQASSFSLNTPGLSINIGDRDNRGYYWDGYDWRNPGWWNSYRGHHYGYRGPRGHYWDGYRWRDQGWWDQRHPPRRPMPPPHYYHGDHGRPHNDHGRGHGHGHDKGRGHDDHRGGHGDHRH
- a CDS encoding Nramp family divalent metal transporter, producing MLNSRAESSGRASRKMKLSLMGPAFIAAIGYIDPGNFATNIQAGASYGYQLLWVVVWANVMAMLIQLLSAKLGIATSKNLAEHIRDRFPRPAVWAYWVQAEIIAMATDLAEFIGAAIGFKLLLGVSLLQGAVLTGIATFIILGLQKRGQKPLELVIAGLLLFVAAAYIVELFFSQPSMMALGKGMLIPSLPTADSVYLAAGVLGATIMPHVIYLHSSLTQRGGEASKAQRYSATKLDVGIAMTIAGFVNLAMMATAAAAFHFSGHSGISELDEAYLTLQPLLGHAAATTFGLSLVAAGLSSTVVGTLAGQVVMQGFVKFYIPLWVRRTVTMMPSFIVILMGLDATRILVMSQVLLSFGIALALLPLLAFTGNRSLMGDMVNTKTVQWAGRLIVLIVVSLNLYLLIGMLK
- a CDS encoding NupC/NupG family nucleoside CNT transporter — translated: MSRILHFVLALAVVAALALLVSRDRKNIRLRFIVQLLVIEVLLAYFFLNSSIGLGFVKGFSDLFEKLLGFAAEGTGFVFGGMSDKGLAFFFLKVLCPIVFISALIGILQHIRVLPFVIRIIGTVLSKINGMGKLESFNAISSLILGQSENFIAYKDILSKMSEKRMYTMAATAMSTVSMSIVGAYMTMLEPRFVVAALVLNMFSTFIVLSLINPYKVDSEEDLQIGNTHQGQSFFEMLGEYILAGFKVAIIVAAMLIGFIALISCLNALFDVVFGISFQGVLGYVFYPFAWMMGVPSHEALQVGSIMATKLVSNEFVAMLDLQKVATELSPRGVGILSVFLVSFANFSSIGIVAGAIKGLNEHQGNVVSRFGLKLLYGSTLVSVLSASIAGLVLA